A stretch of Dietzia lutea DNA encodes these proteins:
- a CDS encoding potassium channel family protein, with product MAAVMMMVVIVMVVGCSALFHHMMALEGREYSWATAVYWTLVTMSTLGYGDVVFESDAGRVFSSVVLVTGAAFILVLLPFVFIQFVFRPWLNSREAARAPRRVGDWAEEHIVLTGLDAVTDSIIELAEYEGAPYVLIVPDLAEALRLREDGYQVMLGDLDDPQTYRRARAEKASLVVTTQPDTTNANVAFTVREIAPEVPMVATANASASVPVLQLAGCTEVVQLGDALGRALARRVVGVDSRAHVIGEFGDLRIAEANVSGTIMAGRTLAETDLDARAGVNVIGVREKGTFAVATPHVRLTSRMVLLLVGTDEQIAGYDGGSADGAVLDRPVLVIGGGRVGRAAAAALEEAGLRPVIVEKRAERILSGRAYVEGDAAVLEVLERAGLDKAAAALVTTHEDDVNVYLTLYLRRLRPDLQVVARATRERNVSTLHRAGADAVLSYASIGAAAIWNTLGWRPRLVIAEGVDVFRTPMPRALRGRSLREVQIAKRTGCQVVALNRNGQFELPDHDAALPSDAELLVIGDEAAEQRFVERYAGRR from the coding sequence ATGGCCGCCGTGATGATGATGGTAGTCATCGTCATGGTCGTAGGGTGCAGCGCTCTGTTCCACCACATGATGGCGCTGGAGGGACGCGAGTACTCCTGGGCGACAGCCGTCTACTGGACGCTGGTGACGATGTCGACGCTGGGGTACGGCGATGTCGTGTTCGAGTCCGATGCGGGTCGGGTGTTCTCGTCGGTCGTGCTCGTAACTGGGGCCGCGTTCATCCTCGTGTTGCTGCCATTCGTGTTCATCCAGTTCGTGTTCAGGCCGTGGCTGAACAGTCGCGAGGCGGCGCGAGCGCCACGGCGGGTAGGTGACTGGGCCGAAGAACACATCGTGCTGACGGGACTCGACGCGGTGACCGACTCGATCATCGAGCTGGCCGAGTATGAGGGGGCTCCGTACGTCCTGATCGTGCCCGACCTCGCAGAGGCGTTGCGGCTGCGCGAGGATGGCTACCAGGTGATGCTCGGCGACCTCGACGACCCCCAGACCTATCGTCGCGCGCGCGCTGAGAAAGCCTCGCTCGTTGTCACGACCCAACCGGACACCACCAACGCCAACGTCGCATTCACGGTTCGCGAAATCGCCCCCGAGGTCCCGATGGTCGCCACCGCCAACGCTTCCGCGTCGGTCCCCGTTCTCCAGCTGGCGGGCTGCACCGAGGTGGTACAACTCGGCGACGCGCTGGGGCGCGCACTTGCCCGCCGTGTGGTCGGGGTCGACAGCCGCGCCCACGTGATCGGAGAATTCGGCGACCTACGAATCGCTGAGGCCAACGTGAGCGGGACCATTATGGCCGGCAGGACGCTCGCCGAGACCGATCTCGACGCCCGCGCCGGCGTCAACGTCATCGGGGTGCGGGAGAAGGGCACCTTCGCCGTTGCTACACCCCACGTTCGCCTCACTTCTCGCATGGTTCTGCTCCTAGTCGGCACTGATGAGCAGATCGCCGGATACGACGGGGGCTCTGCCGACGGGGCGGTTCTGGACCGCCCTGTTCTGGTGATCGGCGGCGGGCGCGTCGGGCGCGCTGCGGCGGCGGCACTAGAGGAGGCCGGACTTCGTCCGGTCATCGTGGAAAAGCGCGCGGAACGAATCCTGTCCGGTCGGGCCTATGTCGAGGGGGATGCAGCAGTACTGGAAGTACTCGAGCGGGCCGGTCTAGACAAAGCCGCGGCGGCGCTCGTGACGACCCACGAGGATGACGTCAACGTCTACCTCACGCTGTACCTGCGTCGACTGCGCCCCGACCTACAGGTCGTGGCACGAGCAACGCGCGAGCGCAACGTGTCCACACTGCACCGCGCGGGCGCGGACGCCGTTCTGTCCTACGCCTCGATCGGCGCGGCGGCGATCTGGAACACGCTCGGATGGCGACCACGCCTGGTCATCGCCGAGGGCGTAGACGTCTTCCGCACCCCGATGCCACGGGCGCTACGCGGGCGATCGCTCCGCGAGGTACAAATCGCCAAGCGAACCGGTTGTCAGGTCGTTGCACTCAACCGCAACGGTCAATTCGAGCTGCCGGATCACGATGCCGCGCTCCCAAGCGACGCAGAACTACTCGTCATCGGCGACGAGGCCGCCGAACAGCGGTTCGTCGAGCGATACGCCGGTCGACGATAA
- a CDS encoding AMP-binding protein, translating into MSGLNVPLTPLRFLERAAEVHPGKPAVIDGDRTWTYAQFADHVQEMTRALHASGVRAGDAVVFLGTNSAELLTAHYAVPLLGAALVAVNTRLSPEEVSYICEHSSAVLILGDGHLLEPLSGTDLAGVRERIEVQAQDGSSLQVGSTVPFTDFLARAADDDTQYPWEVDDEDRVIAINYTSGTTGRPKGVMYTHRGAYLNSLGEVYHQGFAADSRYLWTLPMFHCNGWCTTWAVTAASALHVCLRAVRGETMWSILDSEEITHMCGAPTVLTTLASSPLARPLKHPLTIVTAGAPPTPTVIAQIRELGADILHVYGLTETYGPYSVCEPQPSWSTDLDSDQQASLLARQGVGMLSSERLRVVRREPGPDGTLIDVSPNGSEMGELVMRGNSVMKGYLGDPDGTAEAFRGGWFHSGDLGVMHPDGYVQILDRAKDVIISGGENISTIEVEQALASHPAVSGVAVVGTPDPKWGERPLAFIVTDGTEISEAELIAHARSKIAAYKVPDRIQFTPQLPTTSTGKIRKNVLRESASDPVSP; encoded by the coding sequence ATGTCAGGCCTCAACGTCCCCCTAACACCGCTACGTTTCCTCGAGCGCGCCGCTGAAGTGCATCCGGGCAAACCTGCAGTGATCGATGGGGATCGCACGTGGACCTATGCGCAGTTCGCCGACCACGTCCAAGAGATGACCCGGGCGCTGCACGCCAGCGGTGTCCGGGCTGGCGACGCGGTCGTGTTCCTCGGGACCAACTCGGCTGAGCTGCTCACCGCCCACTACGCGGTTCCCCTGCTCGGAGCGGCCCTGGTCGCGGTCAATACCCGACTGTCACCGGAAGAGGTCAGCTACATCTGCGAGCACTCCTCTGCAGTGCTGATCCTAGGCGATGGTCATCTGCTCGAACCGCTGTCTGGAACAGATCTGGCCGGCGTGCGGGAGAGGATAGAGGTCCAGGCGCAGGATGGCTCTTCACTCCAAGTGGGTAGCACGGTCCCGTTCACCGATTTCCTAGCGAGGGCTGCCGACGACGATACCCAGTATCCGTGGGAGGTTGACGATGAAGACCGGGTCATCGCGATCAACTACACCTCGGGCACCACTGGTCGACCCAAGGGGGTGATGTACACCCACCGTGGTGCCTACCTCAACTCTCTCGGCGAGGTATACCACCAAGGATTCGCCGCCGACTCGCGTTACCTATGGACGTTGCCGATGTTCCATTGCAACGGCTGGTGCACCACGTGGGCAGTCACCGCCGCGAGCGCCCTGCACGTGTGCCTGCGAGCCGTGCGAGGAGAGACAATGTGGAGCATCCTCGACAGCGAGGAGATCACTCACATGTGTGGCGCACCCACCGTGCTGACCACGCTCGCCTCCTCGCCTCTGGCGCGTCCCCTGAAGCATCCGTTGACGATCGTCACCGCCGGCGCCCCGCCCACACCCACGGTGATCGCCCAGATCCGCGAATTGGGCGCAGATATACTCCACGTCTACGGGCTTACGGAGACATACGGCCCTTACTCCGTGTGCGAACCGCAACCTTCATGGTCGACCGATCTCGACTCGGACCAGCAGGCCTCACTCCTGGCTCGGCAAGGAGTAGGGATGCTCTCTTCCGAGCGTTTAAGGGTGGTCCGTCGCGAACCAGGTCCCGACGGGACACTGATAGATGTGTCCCCGAACGGGTCCGAAATGGGCGAGTTGGTAATGCGGGGCAACAGCGTGATGAAGGGCTATCTGGGCGACCCGGACGGGACCGCCGAGGCCTTCCGCGGCGGATGGTTCCATTCCGGCGACCTAGGAGTAATGCACCCGGACGGGTATGTCCAAATTCTTGACCGAGCCAAGGATGTGATCATCTCCGGCGGCGAGAACATCTCAACGATCGAGGTGGAGCAGGCGCTGGCCAGCCATCCCGCCGTCTCAGGGGTCGCGGTGGTGGGAACGCCCGATCCCAAATGGGGTGAACGGCCACTGGCCTTCATCGTGACCGACGGTACCGAGATCAGCGAAGCCGAGCTCATCGCCCATGCCCGGTCCAAGATCGCCGCGTACAAGGTCCCCGACCGGATCCAGTTCACGCCGCAACTACCCACGACCTCGACCGGCAAGATCCGAAAGAACGTCCTCCGCGAGAGCGCAAGTGACCCAGTCAGCCCATAG
- a CDS encoding acyl-CoA dehydrogenase family protein, translated as MSGKPDFDLYRPAEEHEELRAAIRALSEKEIAPHAADVDENERFPQEALDALNASGFNAVHVPEEYGGQGADSVAACIVIEEVARVCGSSSLIPAVNKLGTMGLILAGSEELKTTVLSEIAEGKMASYALSEREAGSDAAAMRTRARQDGDDWILGGGKAWITNGGKSTWYTVMAVTDPERGASGISAFMVNAADEGFGVSKTEKKLGIKGSPTAELYFENCRIPGDRIIGEPGTGFKTALQTLDHTRPTIGAQAVGLAQGALDAAVAYTKERRQFGRAISDFQNTQFMLADMAMKVEAARLMVYTAAANAERGSAPGGQKLGFMAAASKTFASDVAMQVTTDAVQLFGGAGYTRDFPVERMMRDAKITQIYEGTNQINRMVMARQVLA; from the coding sequence ATGTCCGGCAAACCCGATTTCGACCTGTACCGCCCGGCCGAGGAGCACGAGGAGCTCCGTGCCGCGATCCGCGCCCTCTCCGAGAAGGAGATCGCGCCGCACGCTGCGGACGTCGACGAGAACGAGCGGTTCCCCCAGGAGGCCCTCGACGCGCTCAACGCCTCGGGTTTCAACGCGGTCCACGTCCCGGAGGAGTACGGCGGGCAGGGCGCGGACTCGGTGGCCGCGTGCATCGTGATCGAGGAGGTCGCCCGGGTCTGTGGCTCGTCCTCGTTGATCCCGGCCGTCAACAAGCTCGGCACCATGGGCTTGATCCTGGCCGGGAGCGAGGAGCTCAAGACCACGGTGCTGTCCGAGATCGCCGAGGGCAAGATGGCCTCCTACGCGCTCTCCGAGCGGGAGGCCGGTTCGGACGCGGCGGCCATGCGTACCCGCGCCCGGCAGGACGGGGACGACTGGATCCTGGGCGGCGGCAAGGCGTGGATCACCAACGGCGGCAAGTCCACCTGGTACACCGTCATGGCGGTCACCGACCCGGAGAGGGGTGCCAGTGGCATCTCGGCCTTCATGGTCAACGCCGCCGACGAGGGCTTCGGCGTATCCAAGACCGAGAAGAAGCTCGGCATCAAGGGCTCACCCACCGCCGAGCTGTACTTCGAGAACTGCCGCATCCCGGGCGACCGGATCATCGGCGAGCCGGGGACGGGGTTCAAGACCGCCCTGCAGACCCTGGACCACACCCGTCCGACCATCGGTGCGCAGGCCGTGGGGCTCGCCCAGGGTGCGCTCGACGCGGCGGTCGCCTACACCAAGGAGCGCAGGCAGTTCGGTCGCGCGATCTCGGACTTCCAGAACACCCAGTTCATGCTCGCCGACATGGCGATGAAGGTCGAGGCCGCCCGGCTGATGGTGTACACCGCCGCCGCCAACGCCGAGCGGGGGAGCGCACCGGGTGGCCAGAAGCTGGGCTTCATGGCCGCCGCCTCCAAGACCTTCGCCTCGGATGTCGCGATGCAGGTCACCACGGACGCGGTGCAGCTCTTCGGCGGGGCCGGGTACACCCGCGACTTCCCGGTCGAGCGCATGATGCGGGACGCCAAGATCACCCAGATCTACGAGGGCACCAACCAGATCAACCGCATGGTCATGGCCCGCCAGGTCCTGGCCTGA
- a CDS encoding phosphotriesterase family protein, protein MPTARGDEIDTSDMGFTCSEEVIGPIAVEVNQNWPQVSLFGSADPQEQAQIKSARIQKAADALNAAKKVGVDTVIDRIIPGIGRNVPWVNEIALKTDMNIIVCTGWYTWRDLPPIFELGHTFADAFTKKPPRMADLFVQDIEEGVPGTGVKAGMIKFATDAHGINDGVRAVIAASAEAHRRTGAPITTHSASYGERAGILCIQDQQRALEEEGVDVSRVEFGHADYTPPEVKIDEFVKVLDKGSFIGFDTVAVGYMFPFAWEARIDRILKLCEMGYSGQIVLGDDDLTFTDCIPEWPEKPLFTDVKLKLLPALKERGLSDEHARQLTIDNPRRLFEMRDLGAY, encoded by the coding sequence GTGCCAACTGCCCGCGGCGACGAGATCGACACGTCGGATATGGGGTTTACCTGCTCCGAAGAAGTGATCGGCCCGATCGCCGTTGAGGTCAATCAAAACTGGCCGCAAGTCAGCCTGTTCGGCTCCGCCGATCCGCAGGAGCAGGCCCAGATCAAGTCCGCTCGCATTCAGAAGGCAGCCGATGCGCTGAATGCAGCCAAGAAGGTGGGCGTAGACACGGTGATCGATCGCATCATCCCAGGGATCGGCAGGAACGTCCCTTGGGTCAATGAGATCGCCCTTAAGACCGACATGAACATCATCGTGTGCACAGGGTGGTACACGTGGCGTGACCTGCCACCGATCTTCGAGCTTGGACATACTTTCGCAGACGCCTTCACCAAGAAGCCTCCGAGGATGGCCGACTTGTTTGTCCAGGACATCGAGGAGGGCGTCCCGGGCACGGGGGTGAAAGCCGGCATGATCAAGTTCGCAACTGACGCCCATGGCATCAACGACGGTGTGCGCGCGGTGATCGCTGCCTCAGCTGAGGCCCATCGCCGCACCGGGGCACCCATCACAACGCATTCAGCGTCATACGGTGAGCGTGCAGGGATCCTGTGCATCCAGGACCAGCAGAGGGCGTTGGAAGAGGAAGGCGTCGACGTCAGCCGTGTCGAGTTCGGGCATGCGGATTACACGCCTCCCGAGGTGAAGATCGACGAGTTCGTGAAGGTGCTCGACAAAGGCTCGTTCATCGGATTCGACACGGTGGCCGTGGGCTACATGTTCCCGTTCGCCTGGGAAGCGCGGATCGATCGCATCCTCAAGCTGTGCGAGATGGGGTACTCGGGCCAGATCGTGCTCGGAGATGACGACCTCACGTTCACTGACTGCATCCCGGAGTGGCCGGAGAAGCCACTGTTCACGGATGTGAAGCTCAAGCTGCTGCCGGCTCTGAAAGAACGCGGGTTGTCAGATGAGCACGCCCGTCAGCTCACGATCGACAACCCCCGCAGGCTTTTCGAGATGCGCGATCTCGGCGCTTACTAG
- a CDS encoding WhiB family transcriptional regulator, with the protein MPRYRNLEPTSDFWSWRDSAACIGQEDLFYGAEDESKGERRRKEEKAKTVCAVCPVFETCRQFAMESKELYGVWGGTTESERNAMAGRHRTG; encoded by the coding sequence GTGCCCCGGTATAGAAACCTTGAACCGACGTCGGACTTCTGGTCATGGCGCGATAGCGCGGCCTGCATCGGTCAGGAGGACCTCTTCTATGGCGCGGAGGACGAGTCCAAGGGGGAGCGTCGCCGCAAGGAAGAGAAGGCGAAGACCGTGTGCGCGGTCTGTCCCGTCTTCGAGACCTGCCGGCAGTTCGCCATGGAATCCAAGGAGCTCTACGGCGTCTGGGGCGGGACCACTGAATCCGAGCGAAACGCGATGGCGGGCCGTCACCGGACCGGTTGA